The window ATGCGCTCGCTGATGGTGGTGTTCGGGGTGGCGCCGTCCAGCGGGGCGATCGACCAGTCGAACGCCCGCGCGCACGCCTCTTGCACCAGCGCGTCCTTGGAGGCGAAATGCCGGTACAGCCCGCCATGCGTGAGACCGGCGTCGCGCGTGATGTCGGCCACGCCCACGCCGGTCAGCCCCCGCTCGCGGTACAGGCGGGAGGCCGCGTCCAGAATGCCTTGCCGGTTTTCAGCGGCCTGTGCTTTGGAAACCTTCATGCTGTCTCGTAATGATGGTGGTCGTACGCAAAATGAAGTCATGCCTTTATGATGACGATCGCAATCATAAAGGCGCTACCCCTTCAGGGTGGCGCATCTGCTGAACCATCCTGTGGAGCTGAATCATGAAGATAACCAATGTGACCCGTTGCGCGCTGAAGCGTGCCTTGTGTGGTGAGGGGGTCGCGTAATGCGCCGGGTTGTGGTCACCGGCATGGGCCTGGTGTCGCCGCTGGGCTGCGGTGTGGAGCTGGTCTGGCAGCGCCTGCTGGCCGGGCGCTCAGGCCTGTCGCGCCTGCCGGACGCGGTCACGGACGGCATTGCCGCCAAGGTCGCAGGGCAGGTGCCGGATGTGGTGCAAGACCCTGAAGGCGGTTGGGACGTGGACGCCGTTGTCTCGTCCAAGGACCAGCGCAAGATGGACCGCTTCATCCCCTTCGCTCTGGGGGCCGCGCAGCAGGCGCTGGTGCAGGCGGGCTGGCCGCCCGTTGACGAGCGGGCGCGTGAGCGCACGGCCACGGTCATCGCCTCGGGCATCGGTGGCTTCGGTGCGATTGCGGAGGCGGTGCGCACCACCGACACGCGCGGGCCGCAGCGCCTGTCGCCGTTCACGGTGCCGTCGTTCCTGGTGAACCTGGCGGCGGGGCAGGTGTCGATCCGCCACGGGCTCAAGGGACCGCTGGGCGCTCCGGTCACCGCGTGCGCCGCCAGCGTGCAGGCGATTGGCGACGCTGCGCGCCTGATCCGCAGCGGTGAGGCCGATGTGGCCGTGTGTGGCGGCAGCGAGGCCGCCATCGACCGTGTGAGCCTGGGCGGTTTTGCGGCGGCCAAGGCGCTGGGTACGGCGTTCAACGACACACCCGAGCAGGCATCGCGCCCGTTCGATGCGCAGCGCGACGGCTTTGTGATGGGCGAGGGCGCAGGCATGCTGGTGATCGAGGCGCTGGACCACGCCCTGGCGCGCGGCGCGCAGCCGCTGGCCGAGCTGGTGGGATACGGCACATCGGCCGACGCGTACCACATCACCTCCGGCCCCGAAGACGGTGACGGCGCCGCGCGCAGCATGTGGGCCGCGCTGGCGCAGGCGGGCCTGACGGCGCAGGACGTGCAGCACCTGAATGCCCATGCCACCTCCACCGGAGTGGGCGATCGGGGCGAGCTGGCCGCCATCCGCCGGGTGTTCGGCGCGG of the Acidovorax sp. 107 genome contains:
- the fabF gene encoding beta-ketoacyl-ACP synthase II, which codes for MRRVVVTGMGLVSPLGCGVELVWQRLLAGRSGLSRLPDAVTDGIAAKVAGQVPDVVQDPEGGWDVDAVVSSKDQRKMDRFIPFALGAAQQALVQAGWPPVDERARERTATVIASGIGGFGAIAEAVRTTDTRGPQRLSPFTVPSFLVNLAAGQVSIRHGLKGPLGAPVTACAASVQAIGDAARLIRSGEADVAVCGGSEAAIDRVSLGGFAAAKALGTAFNDTPEQASRPFDAQRDGFVMGEGAGMLVIEALDHALARGAQPLAELVGYGTSADAYHITSGPEDGDGAARSMWAALAQAGLTAQDVQHLNAHATSTGVGDRGELAAIRRVFGAGAPVAISSTKSATGHLLGAAGAVAAIFTTLALRDQVVPGTLNLHTPDALAEGLDLVALQPRPMALTHAMLNGFGFGGVNATLILRRWTEAA